The Rhizoctonia solani chromosome 4, complete sequence genome contains a region encoding:
- a CDS encoding succinate dehydrogenase subunit D codes for MASLAAARSVLTRTPQIHKRVFISAFHSARQNSVAQGVTTSGSPKYPYIAGGPVLRGTVNDPTPFPTPNRMHGSHHWAFERLLSVALIPATVSAFVVSPTAYPVLDGVLAVALVVHSHIGFDSMVVDYLHPRKFAILGPIMKWTLRLLTTGTLIGVYQFNTEDVGLSELVRRVWHA; via the exons ATGGCCTCGCTAGCTGCTGCTCGCTCAGTATTGACAAGGACTCCACAGATCCACAAGAGGGTCTTTATCTCTGCATTTCATTCCG CTCGCCAGAATAGTGTGGCCCAGGGAGTAACGACGAGCGGGAGTCCAAAGTACCCCTATATTGCAGGCGGAC CTGTCCTCCGAGGCACAGTCAATGACCCCACACCATTCCCAACACCGAACCGTATGCATGGCTCGCATCATTGGGCGTTTGAGCGCTTGCTCTCAGTCGCGCTAATTCCCGCGACCGTTTCTGCTTTTGTCGTTTCTCCTACGGCGTACCCAGTCCTCGATGGCGTGCTTGCTGTCGCCCTTGTCGTTCACTCTCATATTGGC TTTGACTCGATGGTTGTGGACTACCTTCACCCCCGCAAGTTCGCCATTTTGGGACCAATCATGAAATGGACCTTGCGCCTGTTAACCACTGGAACCTTAATAGGAGTTTATCAATTTAACACTGAAGATGTTG GATTGTCGGAGCTCGTTCGTCGCGTTTGGCACGCATAA
- a CDS encoding Minichromosome loss protein 1 translates to MSDLRVTTNQAHDPGFSTLCFSRDGKRLYTGGNDSLVRVWDTALGAEQEPQVLGEAALDVMSITCSDSSCYTASKDSSVRHYDANNEFTELVAEAAGLCVRCIALSPDNQWLAVCTEDTIVKIINTTTTSRVALLDGHKKGVRSATWDPKGRYLTTCGQDGQIVVWDVKEPLQASQLKVIEHLIPAVVDSESPEFHYNCAAVWHPSGMYFATVSASHDIVFVSSSTWTKTEMLKNGHDSVATSLVFSPNGSYLASGGTDNKVIVWDLLDKKAKWSTPAGQQGKAVTAIGFHPRENMLAWMIDGALQQWSTPVPASHPHPSSTKTTVSAPKTTSTSMVDDAMVDDDLASVDDDYGDDWIVDDLGDGAHLDEPQEPAAGTKGKSKKQRLSGDKGGVREMVNITKAQPPFQPGATAFRNKKRYMAYNMKGVIECTNLDVHYVINVEFHDRSFHQNIHFQDVNRFDIASLGEYGVAFACPPDNGHFAIIEYRPYSEWSPNAQWQFKLPEGEHVIALAAAGTPAGRMIQMSGGKYEGFGMVAAATNKGYIRFISGGGVQEYIMSAAGDVVSMTGGKEWVFIVHREGGTSLDGCQNLRYSLVAVDGFDLVQEGRLPVPRGETLKWIGVTTEGTPAMADSSGVLYVLDRYRRPTQARWVPVLDSNMLSRRVGKDETYWPVGLSSSQFHCIILKGRETEPGFPRPLVQDLEVRTPLLIPEQESGEQEEQLFREMLHHTALQDSQLHEEEESEEVTRGKLSIDRLILILIQGACKSGQHARAIDLASMLRSFASIERASQIAGFYHLRGLQERFNAMREAREEDDGAAETIARESWDRASDAIPDKVGQFSSSGRRNGRQQYFDEFAPPPVITRRSLAAATPIVVNDDIPEPSSSMAIDETSAPTEAKRKRPEEDTWDIEMEDDGADFKRQNVQKVDAPKLGATKSNSGNPFARKATGNPFAKKAAQATAPATKSTSFFDKVDAAESAGPKRGAKFAPKATSRQTTLFGMSAKNASSAQSNSQSETNDGETQLEDPEQTQ, encoded by the exons ATGTCGGATCTTCGTGTAACGACTAACCAAGCGCACGATCCCGGTTTCTCCACGCTCTGTTTCTCAAGGGATGGCAA GAGGCTGTACACGGGAGGCAATGATAGTTTGGTTCGCGTGTGGGATACTGCGCTCGGCGCCGAGCAGGAGCCTCAAGTCCTAGGCGAAGCAGCTTTAGATGTCATGTCCATTACTTGTTCG GATTCGTCGTGTTACACTGCATCAAAGGATTCTTCTGTCCGACACTATGACGCCAATAACGAGTTTACCGAGCTTGTGGCCGAGGCTGCGGGACTCTGTGTTCGGTGTATTGCTTTGAGTCCAGACAACCAGTGGTTGGCTGTTTGTACTGA GGATACCATTGTCAAAATAATCAACACGACAACGACCTCTCGAGTGGCGCTATTGGATGGTCACAAAAAGGGCGTAAGGTCTGCAACTTGGGATCCCAAGGGAAGATACCTT ACAACATGTGGTCAAGATGGTCAGATCGTTGTTTGGGACGTGAAAGAACCACTTCAAGCCTCACAGCTGAAAGTAATTGAACACCTAATACCTGCTGTTGTAGATTCAGA ATCTCCAGAGTTTCATTACAACTGTGCAGCGGTCTGGCATCCGTCGGGAATGTACTTTGCCACGGTTTCAGCGAGCCATG ATATTGTATTTGTTTCGTCAAGTACGTGGACCAAGACCGAAATGCTGAAAAATGGGCATGATAGT GTCGCAACTTCTTTGGTATTCTCCCCGAACGGATCTTACCTTGCATCTGGAGGGACGGACAACAAGGTTATTGTTTGGGACTTGCTCGACAAGAAGGCCAAATGGAG TACACCAGCAGGACAGCAAGGCAAGGCAGTTACAGCAATTGGATTCCATCCTCGCGAAAATATGCTTGCATGGATGATCGACGGAGCATTGCAGCAATGGAGCACGCCTGTACCTGCCTCGCACCCTCATCCCTCTTCGACGAAAACGACGGTATCTGCGCCCAAGACTACATCTACTTCAATGGTTGATGATGCCATGGTTGATGATGACCTAGCGAGTGTCGATGATGATTACGGAGACGATTGGATCGTAGACGACCTTGGAGATGGAGCGCACCTTGACgaaccccaagaaccagcggcaggaaccaagggaaagtCAAAGAAGCAACGTCTTTCGGGAGACAAAGGTGGTGTTCGGGAGATGGTCAATATCACCAAGGCTCAACCACCGTTCCAACCGGGTGCTACTGCCTTTAGGAATAAGAAGAGATACATGG CATATAATATGAAGGGTGTAATTGAATGCACGAACCTTGATGTTCACTATGTGATCAATGTCGAGTTTCATGATAGGTCGTTCCACCAAAACATCCATTTTCAAGACGTGAATCGGTTTGACATTGCCAGCCTGG GTGAATACGGCGTTGCATTTGCATGCCCTCCAGATAATGGTCACTTTGCGATAATAGAGTATCGTCCGTATTCAGAATGGTCACCGAACGCTCAATGGCAGTTCAAACTACCAGAGGGTGAACACGTCATTGCGTTGGCAGCTGCTGGTACTCCCGCTGGACGAATGATTCAAATGAG TGGAGGAAAGTACGAAGGTTTTGGTATGGTCGCTGCTGCCACCAACAAGGGATACATTCGCTTTATCAGTGGTGGAGGAGTACAGGAATACATTATGAGCGCTGCTGGAGACGTTGTCTCTATGACGGGTGGAAAGGAATGGGTGTTTATAGTTCACCGAGAAGGTGGAACGAGTCTGGATG GCTGCCAAAACCTGCGCTATTCGCTGGTCGCTGTCGACGGATTCGACCTCGTCCAAGAGGGCCGTCTTCCCGTGCCTAGAGGAGAAACGCTTAAGTGGATTGGCGTTACGACTGAAGGA ACTCCTGCTATGGCAGATTCCTCTGGAGTCTTGTATGTCCTCGATCGTTATAGGCGACCAACACAAGCCCGCTGGGTGCCGGTTTTAGATTCAAATATGTTATCTagacgtgttggcaaagacgaGACGTATTGGCCCGTTGGTCTATCAAGTTCACAGTTCCATTGTATTATCCTCAAG GGGAGGGAAACTGAGCCTGGCTTCCCAAGGCCTTTGGTTCAAGATCTTGAAGTACGAACTCCACTACTGATCCCCGAGCAAGAGAGCGGCGAGCAAGAAGAACA GCTTTTCAGAGAAATGCTTCATCACACTGCGCTTCAAGACAGTCAACTTcacgaagaagaagaaagcgAAGAAGTCACGCGAGGAAAGCTTTCCATCGACAGACTTATTTTGATACTTATTCAAGGAGCCTGCAAGAGCGGACAGCATGCGCGCGCGATTGACCTCGCGTCCATGCTGCGTTCCTTTGCTTCGATCGAGAGAGCCAGTCAAATCGCCGGGTTCTACCATCTGCGGGGATTGCAGGAACGATTCAATGCCATGCGTGAAGCGCGTGAAGAGGATGACGGCGCCGCCGAAACAATCGCGCGAGAATCATGGGACCGCGCGAGTGATGCGATACCTGACAAGGTTGGACAGTTCAGTAGCAGCGGCCGCAGAAATGGTCGGCAGCAGTACTTTGACGAGTTCGCGCCACCGCCGGTTATTACACGGCGCTCATTGGCCGCTGCCACTCCCATTGTCGTGAACGATGATATACCCGAGCCATCGAGTAGCATGGCAATTGATGAGACGTCTGCGCCTACAGAGGCGAAACGGAAACGACCTGAAGAAGATACTTGGGACATTGAGATGGAAGACGATGGCGCAGACTTTAAGAGGCAAAATGTCCAAAAAGTTGACGCGCCGAAACTTGGCGCCACCAAATCTAACA GTGGGAATCCCTTCGCGCGCAAGGCTACTGGCAACCCTTTTGCGAAGAAAGCAGCGCAAGCGACGGCCCCGGCAACAAAAAGCACAAGCTTTTTTGATAAAGTAGATGCAGCTGAATCCGCTGGACCCAAAC GAGGCGCTAAATTTGCTCCCAAAGCAACCTCCCGTCAGACCACTCTGTTCGGGATGTCTGCGAAGAATGCAAGCTCAGCTCAGTCAAACTCACAGTCAGAAACGAATGATGGGGAAACCCAGCTCGAGGATCCTGAACAGACACAGTAG
- a CDS encoding AMMECR1 domain-containing protein, which produces MAELTDGADLSIRKPESCTIEHCYYAFDTLYCALTKEDLVDIDYFQEYLKGEFPLFVTWNTVSSRSLGGVRLRGCIGNFEAMSLDDGIKEYALISAFRDHRFRPIEEKELRKLECTVSLLTDFEDAGDTPSAPSPISSSTSLPRPSGRQRRLTATYLPDVIPAQGWTKQEAVDSALRKAGFDGRITEEQNPGSRQLMSNPEQLFNSLRLEVIVPDEVIEFPESIDSAWIRKLEALGERPAAYFDERLQFYLVSRVGSKPAGGPGPTPPLYLLNFLVYLQVAIDAIYVPSYTPASGGTSPRPPAKLRLPQGSGSMLNIPAHSSPLKNPVNASRPVPVQPPETPNPQPMTSESERILGRTDMGVPVQSYFWGEENDGQRKIGVQDGKPSFRLVWLPEEDNWAMIYRLEVTVEYLRVRMQDPVLCLTVSATLRDKPMLQTPQREELIELFKSAGGVYQVVKSRPKHNGSVPPKDQEIEDDVMYGLEEVNLLEGLTDGITFTPEDPADKLTLSTSRMGTGIRRQAFSLAPTPSRQEATSPASVGTTTATPLSNRQLPTLRKAFRKTLPTASGIQVRLLPAFVPHAFTDDDFAEYDETTGEEHSVVLSIELENSGGQDSGFLVEKIQVTVNGEDTQTRLLGSTKFPLPLRSRDQYNLLYAVMFMLPPDLLDAASGRTHSRRDSIPVTRDSFMHRIVTIIVTGRPFDLTRHDMSSQDLQELGMRTKPFDARWHCPLDLFAMSQQSAARSNRPQSMVDPVSVDPSRDIYPVPPSPFPSVMSQRRNTGTPHSSGHPFTGPFSGSSMTPDGSSFSSVFGGPVELPSATVAGSKRHTIAGLASLAAKRASLPTSISQRASTPVTVPPTGLTRPGAPPKFMPMPPSVAVSAGLTPPHGANSFTQSQMQGTPTKGSPTASSHSSLAVPSSGPTPVTPAFPAYPDAPLPSSPLSQAPMQGLMASVAPPLEPPARRDSLSRQDPQSRRDSLSDPLGLGQRHAYAPSVLQPVLVSVSLLPPDGSSDERIYPMNTFSLEIFVFNESDVVRRCEISCPARKRWRQETAQRSQDDHPGNPTGILPLENHIRIGPLRPGHVTTGFAINLRDTMNVVVHKREEAVSQVVTPAAEIPVTV; this is translated from the exons ATGGCAGAGCTTACAGATGGTGCCGATTTATCGATTCGCAAACCAGAGAGTTGTACCATAGAGCATTGCTATTATGCCTTCGACACTCTGTACTGCGCGCTCACCAAGGAAGATCTAGTCGATATCGATTATTTCCAAGAATATCTCAAAGGGGAATT CCCCCTGTTTGTGACGTGGAATACCGTGTCATCTCGCTCGTTGGGGGGCGTTCGACTTCGTGGCTGCATCGGTAACTTTGAGGCGATGAGCCTGGACGATGGCATAAAGGAATACGCATTGATAAG CGCGTTCCGAGACCATCGGTTCAGGCCGATCGAAGAAAAGGAATTGCGAAAGTTGGAGTGCAC GGTCTCTCTTCTCACAGACTTTGAGGACGCCGG CGACACCCCATCTGCACCATCTCCCATATCGTCATCGACGTCGTTGCCTAGACCGTCGGGCCGTCAACGGAGGTTGACCGCGACCTATCTTCCTGACGTTATCCCTGCGCAAGGATGGACGAAGCAGGAAGCAGTGGATAGTGCTCTTCGAAAGGCTGGATTTGATGGGCGTATCACTGAAGAG CAGAACCCTGGCTCGCGTCAATTGATGTCGAATCCAGAACAGCTTTTCAACTCTCTTCGACTCGAGGTGATCGTTCCCGACGAAGTCATTGAATTTCCTGAGTCAATTGACAGTGCTTGGATACGAAAACTTGAGGCACTAGGAGAAAGACCAGCCGCATATTTTG ATGAGCGCTtgcaattttaccttgtctcccGCGTTGGCAGCAAGCCTGCAGGTGGACCGGGTCCGACACCTCCCTTGTATTTGCTCAACTTCCTCGTCTACCTGCAAGTCGCCATAGATGCGATATACGTCCCTTCCTACACTCCGGCCTCGGGCGGAACCTCACCGCGTCCGCCCGCCAAGTTGCGTCTACCACAAGGGTCTGGTTCGATGCTCAATATACCAGCACACTCATCACCTCTCAAGAACCCAGTCAACGCGTCAAGGCCAGTCCCAGTGCAGCCACCCGAAACTCCCAACCCTCAGCCCATGACCTCAGAAAGTGAGCGTATACTAGGCAGGACGGATATGGGTGTTCCGGTACAGTCTTATTTCTGGGGAGAAGAAAATGACGGCCAGCGGAAGATTGGAGTTCAAGATGGCAAGCCATCTTTTCGTTTGGTATGGCTACCAGAGGAGGATAATTGGGCTATGATATATAGACTCGAAGTCACGGTTG AGTATCTCAGGGTCAGGATGCAAGATCCAGTCCTGTGCTTGACTGTATCAGCAACACTGAGAGATAAACCTATGCTACAAACACCTCAACGGGAAGAACTGATTGAATTATTCAAGTCTGCCGGTGGAGTTTATCAGGTGGTGAAATCTAGGCCTAAACATAATGGCAGCGTCCCACCAAAGGACCAAGAGATCGAGGACGACGTTATGTATGGCCTGGAGGAGGTAAACCTTCTTGAAGGTCTTACTGATG GTATTACATTTACCCCCGAGGACCCGGCGGACAAATTGACCTTATCGACCTCCCGCATGGGTACTGGTATTCGTCGACAAGCCTTCTCCCTTGCACCAACGCCCTCTCGCCAAGAAGCTACCTCTCCAGCTAGCGTGGGCACAACTACAGCAACGCCTCTATCAAACCGTCAATTACCAACACTTCGTAAGGCGTTTCGCAAAACGTTACCTACTGCTTCTGGAATACAGGTTCGTCTATTGCCAGCGTTCGTTCCTCATGCGTTTACGGACGACGACTTTGCCGAATACGATGAAACTACTGGGGAAGAGCATTCTGTAGTGCTTAGTATTGAACTTGAAAACTCGGGTGGGCAGGACAGTGGATTCTTGGTCGAGAAAATCCAAGTGACTGTTAATGGTGAAGACACCCAGACAAGGCTCTTGGGATCAACAAAATTTCCTTTGCCCTTACGATCCCGAGATCAGTATAATCTCCTATATGCGGTCATGTTCATGTTGCCGCCTGACTTGTTGGACGCCGCGAGTGGACGCACCCATAGTCGAAGAGACAGTATTCCCGTGACTCGAGACTCATTCATGCACCGTATCGTCACGATTATTGTTACTGGTCGGCCCTTTGATTTGACTAGGCATGATATGTCCTCTCAAGATTTACAAGAACTCGGGATGCGTACAAAACCATTTGACGCTCGCTGGCACTGCCCACTGGATCTTTTTGCCATGTCCCAGCAGAGTGCTGCACGATCTAACCGGCCGCAGAGCATGGTTGACCCGGTATCTGTCGATCCTAGTCGTGATATTTATCCTGTTCCGCCCTCACCATTTCCTTCGGTCATGTCCCAGAGGAGGAATACAGGCACTCCACACTCTTCTGGTCATCCGTTTACTGGTCCTTTTTCTGGTTCTTCAATGACTCCCGATGGGTCTTCGTTTTCTTCGGTCTTTGGTGGGCCAGTGGAACTACCTAGTGCGACGGTAGCGGGAAGCAAACGGCACACGATTGCAGGTCTCGCCAGCCTTGCGGCAAAACGAGCCAGTCTACCTACCTCAATTAGCCAGCGAGCATCCACTCCAGTAACTGTACCCCCTACTGGACTAACTCGCCCAGGAGCTCCCCCAAAATTTATGCCTATGCCTCCTTCGGTAGCCGTTTCCGCAGGTCTTACGCCCCCACATGGTGCCAATTCGTTCACGCAATCTCAGATGCAAGGTACACCAACCAAGGGATCACCCACCGCAAGTAGCCATAGTAGTCTTGCTGTTCCCTCCAGTGGGCCTACCCCTGTCACTCCAGCGTTCCCAGCTTACCCAGATGCGCCCTTGCCGTCCAGTCCGCTATCGCAGGCCCCAATGCAAGGACTCATGGCTTCTGTTGCCCCTCCACTCGAACCTCCGGCTCGTCGAGATTCGCTCAGCCGCCAGGACCCACAGAGCCGTAGAGACTCGCTCAGTGACCCTCTTGGACTTGGCCAACGTCATGCATATGCTCCGTCTGTGTTGCAACCCGTGTTAGTGTCTGTATCGCTACTGCCACCCGACGGGTCGTCGGACGAACGCATATACCCCATGAACACATTCTCCCTGGAGATATTTGTATTCAACGAATCAGACGTTGTACGACGCTGCGAAATCAGTTGCCCGGCGCGTAAGCGGTGGAGGCAAGAAACAGCACAACGCTCCCAAGATG ACCATCCAGGAAACCCAACTGGTATACTTCCGCTGGAGAACCACATCCGTATTGG CCCACTCCGACCCGGACATGTCA CGACGGGCTTTGCGATAAATCTACG TGACACAATGAATGTTGTTGTTCACAAAAGGGAAGAGGCGGTATCTCAAGTCGTGACACCTGCTGCTGAAATACCAGTCACCGTCTAA
- a CDS encoding Enoyl-(Acyl carrier protein) reductase, whose protein sequence is MASTTEAPLVGVAAALKAASDPSFTPKKTLFNEFSLEGRVAIVTGANRGLGLEMALALCEAGATVYALDLPQSPGEEFTATAEYAKKLGSALKYVSVDVTDQQAAAGILGGADCLVYKADDFQRIMNVNVNGVLYSAQAAGQQMTKYGTPGSIILIASMSGSITNRDHAWVAYNTSKSAVLQMARSMACELGKHKIRVNSISPGHIYTKMTAAFIDTQPELAGKWASMNPLGRLGRPDELRGVVAWLASDASTFCTGSDILVSGGHHAW, encoded by the exons ATGGCCTCCACGACCGAAGCACCTCTCGTTGGCGTTGCAGCTGCACTAAAGGCGGCCTCTGATCCATCTTTCACTCCCAAAAAGACACTTTTTAATGAATTCTCACTCGAGGGTCGTGTAGCGATTGTCACTGGAGCTAATCGGGGTCTCGGGCTAGAGATGGCCTTGGCTTTATGTGAGGCTGGCGCCACCGTGTATGCGCTTGATCTACCACAGTCCCCAGGAGAGGAGTTTACTGCTACTGCGGAATACGCGAAGAAGCTTGGTTCTGCCTTGAAATATGTATCGGTTGACGTCACTGACCAGCAGG CTGCGGCCGGAATCTTGGGAGGCGCCGATTGTTTGGTTTACAAGGCCGATGACTTCCAGCGTATAATGAACGTCAACGTCAATGGTGTACTTTACTCCGCACAGGCGGCCGGACAACAGATGACAAAGTACGGTACTCCCGGAAGCATAATCTTGATCGCTTCAATGAGTGGGTCCATCACAAATCGA GATCATGCCTGGGTCGCATATAATACCAGTAAATCCGCTGTTTTGCAGATGGCACGGAGTATGGCATGCGAGCTTGGAAAGCATAAAATCCGTGTCAATTCCATTTCGCCAG GCCATATCTATACCAAAATGACTGCAGCTTTCATCGACACGCAACCCGAACTTGCTGGGAAATGGGCCAGCATGAATCCGCTCGGTCGTCTCGGCCGACCTGATGAGTTGCGCGGAGTAGTTGCATGGCTTGCTTCAGATGCTTCTACATTTTGTACGGGCAGCGA TATCCTCGTCAGTGGTGGTCACCACGCTTGGTGA
- a CDS encoding methyltransferase domain protein gives MAAGLLCTVLLLASQSHSSPGLGFMSRPHVMTVRQKLDRQEEAYAQIVQDRHAFIRKVGPTPDKVVPYPDEPGYKTYTLWDFFPASFNCPYETSRLGVMGDGGKWVCGLSRLISKPNCVVYSAGINVESSFEADIIRRTKCEVFGFDYSVDKFGPEIENFAELRERAHFYKYAISGKDDHHANPPAWTLQALMEHHGHTFIDILKVDIESAEFNVLGETVRYYKERDLPLPFGQLQLEIHSENVPFEKFLQWWEDLEAAGLRPFHTETNLIVVSWYRTKPTYSEYSFLNIGASHEVVQD, from the exons ATGGCCGCTGGTCTGCTATGCACCGTGCTTCTGCTTGCGTCCCAGTCCCACTCCTCGCCAGGCTTGGGATTCATGAGTCGACCGCACGTGATGACCGTGCGCCAAAAGCTCGATCGTCAAGAGGAGGCTTACGCACAGATAGTACAAGACCGACACGCGTTTATTCGGAAAGTAGGTCCAACTCCCGACAAGGTCGTTCC CTACCCTGATGAACCTGGTTACAAAACCTATACG CTTTGGGACTTCTTCCCAGCATC GTTCAATTGTCCCTACGAAACATCACGTCTCGGTGTAATGGGCGACGGAGGCAAATGGGTCTGTGGTCTTTCAAGATTGATTAGCAAGCCCAACTGTGTTGTATACTCTGCTG GTATCAACGTCGAATCCTCGTTTGAGGCTGACATCATCCGTCGTACGAAATGCGAGGTCTTTGGCTTTGATTACAGCGTAGACAAA TTTGGACCTGAGATTGAGAATTTTGCCGAGTTGCGCGAGAGGGCACACTTCTACAAGTACGCTATTTCTGGCAAGGACGATCACCATGCCAACCCTCCAGCCTGGACTCTCCAGGCATTGATGGAGCATCACG GACACACGTTCATCGATATTCTCAAAGTTGATATCGAAAGCGCAGAGTTCAACGTCCTTGGAGAAACTGTTAGGTACTACAAAGAGCGCGACTTGCCTCTTCCTTTCGGCCAACTTCAGCTCGAGATTCACTCCGAGAACGTGCCGTTTGAGAAGTTCTTGCAATGGTGGGAGGACCTCGAGGCTGCAGGTCTACGACCCTTCCATACAGAG ACTAACTTGATTGTTGTGAGCTGGTACCGCACAAAACCAA CTTACTCCGAGTACTCGTTCCTGAATATTGGTGCTTCGCACGAAGTCGTCCAGGACTAG
- a CDS encoding major facilitator superfamily transporter, translated as MATSTFTLPVDVLSNLPNVERRASFSAAQKSTGVERAASPRLHYRHDQEAVEMSTLGDNLDPKSVSTVGIPEVSAWTMNPKKEWAAIITCCGCMFMNGWNDATTGPLLPIIQSHYGIGFIVVSMLFVSNCVGYLSAALVNIHLSDRLGFGKVTLLGSVLQILAYAVLAPTPPFPVMCISYAINGFGIGLQNAQANGFVTGIPNNTSAKLGLLHAGYGAGAFVAPLVATQFARLPKWSFHFLISLGISLINSLALFFVFKLRRQHEIMGVPAPHGDNASISRTDENAYKMVFGSRAVQLLAFFTWVYVGAEVTVGGWIVTFIIEERGGGASAGYVSSGFFGGLMLGRVLLLWIGERRVVYLYSVLAIGLELVIWLVPDIIGNALAVSFIGILLGPMYPIVMKVTSGLVPKRILTGCIGWIASSGQVGSAVFPFMTGALAQKYGVKVLQPMLVGMIGSLILLWTLVPAGPQRHRD; from the exons ATGGCAACTTCGACGTTTACTTTACCTGTTGATGTGCTGTCAAATCTCCCAAACGTTGAGCgaagggcttcattttctGCTGCCCAAAAAAGTACCGGGGTCGAACGTGCTGCGTCCCCTCGACTTCATTATCGTCATGACCAGGAAGCCGTTGAAATGAGCACACTTGGGGATAACCTCGATCCAAAGTCGGTTTCTACCGTTGGGATTCCAGAGGTTTCGGCATGGACCATGAATCCGAAGAAAGAATGGGCCGCTATTATTACGTGTTGTGGGTGCATGTTCATG AACGGGTGGAACGATGCGACCACGGGCCCTCTACTGCCCATCATTCAGTCTCATTATGGCATTGGCTTTATCGTCGTTTCTATGCTATTCGTATCGAACTGTGTAGGATATCTATCAGCCGCTTTAGTCAACA TTCACCTAAGCGATCGTCTGGGGTTCGGAAAAGTCACATTATTAG GTAGTGTGCTGCAGATACTGGCATACGCGGTTCTCGCTCCAACTCCTCCGTTTCCTGTTATGTGTATTT CGTACGCTATCAACGGTTTCG GTATTGGCCTTCAGAATGCGCAGGCCAATGGATTCGTTACAGGAATTCCGAATAATACTTCAGCCAAACTGGGCTTATTACACGCCGGATATG GTGCCGGTGCATTCGTCGCCCCGTTGGTTGCCACCCAATTTGCACGACTGCCGAAATGGTCTTTCCATTTTTTGATTTCCCTTGGAATTTCTCTCATCAATTCACTTGCACTGTTCTTTGTGTTCAAGCTCCGCCGACAGCATG AAATCATGGGAGTTCCGGCCCCGCATGGCGATAATGCTTCCATTTCCAGGACCGATGAGAATGCATACAAAATGGTCTTTGGTTCTCGGGCGGTGCAGCTGTTGGCTTTTTTCACTTGGGTGTATGTTGGAGCGGAGGTTACGGTCGGAG GCTGGATTGTAACC TTTATTATTGAAGAACGTGGCGGCGGGGCTTCCGCGGGGTATGTTTCAAGTGGCTTCTTTGGGG GATTAATGCTCGGTCGTGTGCTGCTGTTATGG ATTGGAGAGCGGCGTGTGGTTTACCTCTATAGCGTTCTGGCTATTGGGCTCGAACTCGTAATCTGGCTCGTACCAGACATCATCGGTAATGCACTGGCGGTCTCTTTTATTGGAATCCTTCTGGGTCCAATGTATCCAATTGTAATGAAAGTTACTTCAGGGCTTGTTCCTAAGAG AATCCTAACTGGCTGCATTGGATGGATCGCGTC CTCTGGCCAAGTAGGTTCGGCagtctttccatttatgacTGGTGCACTGGCACAAAAG TACGGAGTCAAAGTTCTACAGCCTAT GCTAGTGGGAATGATCGGCTCGCTTATCCTGTTATGGACCTTGGTCCCAGCTGGCCCTCAACGTCATAGAGACTAA